Proteins found in one Crassostrea angulata isolate pt1a10 chromosome 3, ASM2561291v2, whole genome shotgun sequence genomic segment:
- the LOC128178653 gene encoding inactive polypeptide N-acetylgalactosaminyltransferase-like protein 5 — MRKVRRLLFFVCIAFLIISGFYIFNGVLQSIFDARNGVHIITEIDRFGEVHSIPLRNFNPDNFLKNYREERNKDYGYNVNKSFNIPWNRTVADQRPQSCKYALRPTKALPTASIIIVLQNEAPSVVLRMVMSILRQSSPNLVKEILIIDDGGRETDFYHRSLSTIPKVSVYADHKTIPEGNGPVASLLIGAEKATGEVLVLMNGAGEVNNGWLEPLLERIQVRKNVVVGPVIDYINSETFKYEFTSTNQRAVFDWGLSVKWQQLTTETDMIFKKTEPIVTPVFEGNVMAVDRKHFERLGKFDPGLENWGAASLELSLKSWMCGGTVEILSCSHVGFIKKHKRSATKKSNSVSVIRDLRRVAEVWLDGYKRFFYANRPAARMTSHGSMAERRKMRGQMKCHSFKWYLDNVLPQLKPLSDDDFVYGRIRQGTDMCMDIALGHVPVLASLSQCSEEKNSQEWTWKKKGMIKNHGMCLTADLKETHGYVLMQYCNGATSQLWFRQNDLIVHEVTKQCIDSHKAEMGLVLSECEDFIQSQRWTLPKADDVTSQ; from the exons GTTCACTCTATTCCCTTAAGGAACTTCAACCCggacaattttcttaaaaattacagAGAGGAAAGAAACAAGGACTATGGCTATAATGTCAACAAGAGTTTTAACATACCTTGGAACAGAACAGTCGCCGATCAAAGACCACAAAG TTGCAAATACGCACTAAGACCTACTAAGGCTCTGCCCACTGCCTCCATTATCATTGTTCTCCAGAATGAGGCTCCGTCTGTTGTACTCAGGATGGTGATGAG CATCCTGAGGCAATCGTCACCAAATCTTGTGAAGGAAATTCTTATCATTGATGATGGTGGAAGAGAAACTG ATTTTTATCACAGATCTCTCTCCACAATTCCTAAAGTGTCTGTTTATGCAGACCATAAGACCATTCCTGAAGGAAATG GTCCAGTTGCCTCCCTTTTAATCGGAGCAGAAAAAGCTACAGGGGAGGTGTTAGTTCTCATGAATGGAGCAGGGGAGGTAAACAATGGTTGGCTGGAGCCTTTACTGGAGAGAATCCAAGTG AGGAAAAACGTTGTTGTGGGACCTGTCATAGATTACATCAACTCAGAGACATTTAAGTATGAGTTCACCAGCACCAACCAAAGGGCAG TTTTTGACTGGGGTTTATCTGTAAAATGGCAACAGCTGACAACTGAAACAGATATGATCTTCAAGAAAACTGAACCTATTGT aacaccAGTCTTCGAAGGAAATGTCATGGCTGTTGATAGAAAGCACTTTGAGAGGCTTGGCAAGTTTGATCCTGGTCTGGAAAACTGGGGTGCAGCAAGTCTAG AGCTGTCTTTGAAATCCTGGATGTGTGGAGGTACGGTTGAAATCCTTTCATGCAGTCATGTGGGCTTCATAAAGAAACACAAGAGATCTGCAACAAAGAAGAGCAACTCTGTCTCTGTTATAAG ggaTTTACGAAGAGTAGCGGAGGTATGGCTGGATggatataaaagatttttttatgccAACCGTCCTGCAGCGCGGATGACTTCCCATGGCAG TATGGCTGAGAGGAGGAAGATGCGGGGTCAGATGAAATGCCACTCGTTTAAATGGTACCTTGATAACGTCCTCCCGCAGTTAAAGCCCCTGTCTGACGATGACTTTGTTTATGGGCGGATTAGACAAGGGACAGACATGTGTATGGACATTGCTCTTGGACATGTTCCTGTGCTGGCCAGTCTAAGCCAATGTTCCGAGGAGAAAAACTCTCAG GAGTGGACTTGGAAGAAGAAGGGGATGATCAAGAACCATGGAATGTGTCTGACAGCTGACCTAAAGGAGACCCATGGTTATGTCCTAATGCAGTATTGTAACGGGGCTACTTCACAG CTGTGGTTCAGACAGAATGATTTGATTGTTCATGAGGTGACCAAGCAGTGTATTGACAGTCACAAGGCAGAGATGGGTCTGGTGTTGTCGGAGTGTGAGGATTTCATCCAGTCTCAGAGGTGGACCTTGCCAAAGGCGGACGACGTGACCAGTCAGTAG